One genomic segment of Brassica napus cultivar Da-Ae chromosome A3, Da-Ae, whole genome shotgun sequence includes these proteins:
- the LOC106439398 gene encoding uncharacterized protein LOC106439398, with protein sequence MRSSGSPSGRKSKKLAAICEEEYNKNHGEPKDRDDAPPADSELRRSSRVRRIPSILDASPPPAKKRRRLNRSSRGSSSSRVVVEEEENDDSDNWKSRLRSRRRKAGSQARSVVKRKRKLVFGNGDGNEVRDIAPNGGKLMKGKKRVGVKESESSEDESDNSNAEEESASESEESADSEAGEEDEKVKKATKRSVVLESEDEAEVDGGEAESEEEAESTENETEDSESEAQGSAEKEGSEVEGNVDGTAAETDVRMEEAENESGDQVEGLENDIETEVEGTEDKELGAMVSASGNGTGMAGDDSEVAENVKTKQGDTLYPELLQKDAIEVNESLKQTDDIGEQDVSRTTSTDKANDKVGESVEMLDELPIQNETCNKVVDSVCTSSDRLGKPPFKQARRCGLCGVGTDGKLPKKLIQDNGDSDVEAHSGSSSSGEPNYDILDGFGDEPGWLGRLLGPINDRYGISGTWVHQHCAVWSPEVYFAGVGRLKNIRAALCRGRSLKCTRCERPGATIGCRVDRCPRTYHLPCARANGCIFDHRKFLIACTDHRHHFQPHGRQCQVRMKKMKTKKMRLEMRKHSNDAWRKDVEAEEKWLEKCGDDEEFLKRESKRLHRDLLRVAPEYIGGSDSENGKAFEGWDSVAGLEGVTQCMKEVVLLPLLYPEFFDNLGLTPPRGILLHGHPGTGKTLVVRALIGSLARGNRRIAYFARKGADCLGKYVGDAERQLRLLFQVAEKCQPSIIFFDEIDGLAPKRSRQQDQTHSSVVSTLLALLDGLKSRGSVVVIGATNYPDAIDPALRRPGRFDREIYFPLPSLDDRAAIISLHTRKWPKPVSGYLLKWVAKETAGFAGADIQALCTQAAMIALNRSFPLQESLAAAEAGISRSNRVALPSFSVEERDWLEALSRSPPPCSRRGAGKAASDIFSSPLPVYLVPSLLPSLCSLLVAFHLEERIVLPPLLAKAAVDFQNVICSALGDKKITDACWWSHVDSLLQDVDVVKDIVQGLSYAGILDGGCDLVRSVSSTPGAGDNSGSAQFMVHRVRRHPGLGNASSESMNNSGFQLLIAGEPRSGQRHLASCILHCFIGNAEMQKIDTATISQEGNGDLVLGVTHLLMKCSSRKSCVVFMPRIDLWAVETETQLDEEVECDDDSVKENSSPVRPETVEKMELQYSSRVSHAWNTFFEQVESLRVSTKMIILATSSMPYKLLPPKIQQFFKTDLSKEYQPSMSEAVPQFTVQVAENSDQDMAIDLSATELSRRAIQVFLHLVHQGTHTHYDLQKAYKREDPEQGCRDPSYENNPDHGAEEEVGIKSKPPEDCSLKVPPIPISINAKPKSSLELAVSTFGYQILRYPQFAELCWVTSKLKEGPSADVSGPWRGWPFNSCIIRPCNPSEQTITASGSNNVRGKDLSGTARGLVAVGLSAYRGTYTSLREVSFEVRKVLELLVGRINLKIDAGKDRCQYIRILSQVAYLEDLVNSWVYAMRSFESNAQTESMNPLSCSVADATVRDEPTEQGTSDRSKGDLKEDTQNMNCPDPIASTDLTDNHQPVVEITDGLVLIKENGDDTSNSAMLIEDSGVVSLHQAVLLDLNSPAADHEQNETQTTATVTGLQEKDNSENNHVGSRDPNSISQEDLKKSADSSNGEAVHGLESANSMPEPVKQVETPATTTPLDDPSLVCFYRCCPQCVSILQDSMRKLVTRELRLGSSHIATEGIHDAVSSLSVELIAAVRKFISARATQEVEVEERDESSEKEACPCKSSPSNFLASAECCSHSAEEQGSLDKANASPSAKSWLEPVFVFRDGILVPLSSSEDNSALHCRYDSFCLGSLIELVATELKPF encoded by the exons ATGAGATCCTCGGGCTCTCCTTCTGGGAGGAAGAGTAAGAAGCTCGCCGCGATTTGCGAGGAGGAGTACAACAAAAACCACGGAGAGCCGAAGGACAGAGACGACGCTCCTCCTGCTGATTCCGAGCTTCGGCGGAGCTCTAGGGTTAGGCGGATACCGTCAATCCTCGACGCTTCTCCTCCTCCCGCAAAGAAACGGCGCCGTTTGAATAGGAGTTCTAGGGGGAGTAGTAGCAGTAgagtggtggtggaggaggaggagaatgaTGATTCGGATAATTGGAAATCTAGGTTGAGGTCGAGGAGGAGGAAGGCTGGTTCTCAGGCGAGGAGTGTTGTTAAGAGGAAGAGAAAGCTTGTTTTCGGAAACGGTGATGGTAATGAGGTGAGAGATATAGCTCCTAATGGTGGGAAGCTGATGAAGGGTAAGAAGCGAGTGGGCGTTAAAGAGTCTGAGAGTTCGGAGGATGAGTCGGATAACAGTAATGCTGAAGAGGAGAGTGCTAGCGAGTCTGAGGAATCAGCTGATAGTGAAGCTGGAGAGGAGGATGAGAAGGTGAAGAAGGCTACCAAAAGATCAGTTGTTTTAGAGAGTGAGGATGAAGCTGAAGTTGATGGAGGGGAGGCTGAGAGTGAGGAGGAAGCAGAGAGTACTGAGAATGAGACTGAGGATAGTGAAAGTGAAGCCCAAGGTAGTGCAGAGAAGGAAGGAAGTGAGGTTGAAGGTAATGTGGATGGAACGGCAGCTGAGACTGATGTTCGAATGGAAGAAGCGGAGAATGAGAGTGGGGATCAAGTGGAAGGATTGGAAAATGATATTGAGACGGAAGTTGAAGGAACTGAGGATAAGGAGTTGGGTGCAATGGTCTCTGCAAGTGGAAACGGCACTGGTATGGCAGGGGATGATAGTGAGGTTGCTGAAAATGTTAAGACCAAACAAGGAGATACGTTATATCCTGAACTACTACAGAAAGATGCCATCGAGGTTAATGAGAGTTTGAAGCAGACCGATGACATTGGAGAGCAAGATGTTTCCAGAACAACATCTACTGATAAGGCCAACGATAAAGTGGGTGAAAGTGTGGAAATGCTTGACGAGTTGCCTATTCAAAATGAAACTTGCAACAAAGTGGTTGACTCAGTTTGCACTTCATCAGATAGACTTGGTAAACCTCCCTTCAAGCAAGCCAGACGCTGTGGTTTATGCGGAGTTGGCACTGATGGTAAACTCCCGAAGAAGTTGATACAAGATAATGGTGACAGTGACGTAGAGGCACATAGcggttcttcatcttcagggGAGCCAAACTATGATATATTAGATGGTTTCGGAGATGAACCTGGGTGGCTTGGCCGTCTATTGGGCCCTATAAACGATCGTTATGGAATTTCTGGAACGTGGGTTCATCAGCACTGTGCCGTATGGAGTCCCGAG GTATACTTTGCTGGTGTAGGACGCTTAAAGAATATAAGGGCGGCACTTTGCAGAGGGAGGTCACTAAAATGCACTCGCTGTGAAAGACCTGGGGCAACCATCGGTTGTCGTGTTGATAGATGTCCAAGAACCTATCATTTG CCTTGTGCACGAGCTAATGGTTGCATCTTTGATCACCGTAAGTTTCTCATTGCTTGCACGGACCACAGACATCATTTCCAACCCCATGGTCGTCAATGTCAAGtcaggatgaagaagatgaaaaccaagAAGATGCGTTTGGAGATGAGGAAACACTCAAATGATGCATGGCGTAAGGATGTGGAGGCGGAAGAAAAGTGGCTTGAGAAATGTGGAGACGATGAAGAATTTCTAAAACGTGAAAGCAAGAGACTTCATCGAGATCTATTAAGAGTGGCTCCTGAGTATATTGGAGGCTCTGATTCTGAGAACGGAAAGGCATTTGAGGGATGGGACTCTGTTGCTGGGCTTGAGGGTGTAACTCAATGTATGAAAGAGGTTGTTCTTTTACCTTTACTATATCCAGAGTTCTTTGACAACCTTGGACTTACACCTCCAAGAGGTATCCTCTTGCATGGACATCCTGGAACAGGAAAAACTCTTGTGGTTCGAGCATTGATTGGTTCCCTCGCTCGTGGTAATAGACGGATTGCCTACTTTGCCCGCAAAGGGGCAGACTGTCTGGGAAAATACGTTGGTGATGCTGAGCGCCAGTTGAGGCTCCTATTTCAGGTCGCTGAAAAATGCCAACCATCCATCATATTTTTCGATGAAATTGATGGTCTTGCTCCCAAGCGGTCAAGGCAGCAAGATCAAACACACAGCTCCGTTGTATCCACATTGCTCGCTTTACTAGACGGCTTAAAGTCGCGTGGCTCAGTGGTGGTCATAGGTGCAACAAACTACCCTGATGCTATTGACCCTGCATTAAGGAGGCCAGGGAGATTTGATAGGGAGATCTATTTTCCACTACCATCGCTCGACGATAGGGCTGCAATCATCTCACTCCATACTAGAAAGTGGCCGAAACCGGTGTCTGGTTACTTGCTCAAGTGGGTTGCTAAAGAAACTGCCGGGTTTGCTGGTGCGGATATACAAGCTCTCTGCACGCAAGCTGCCATGATTGCCCTGAATAGGAGCTTTCCTTTGCAAGAATCTTTGGCCGCTGCAGAGGCGGGAATCTCTAGGAGTAATCGTGTTGCTCTACCATCCTTCTCAGTTGAAGAAAGAGATTGGTTGGAAGCTTTATCCCGCTCCCCACCCCCATGCTCTCGTAGAGGAGCAGGAAAAGCAGCTAGCGATATAttttcttctcctcttcctGTTTACTTGGTGCCCTCTTTGTTACCGTCATTGTGTTCTTTACTTGTTGCTTTTCATCTTGAAGAGCGCATCGTCCTCCCACCTCTACTTGCCAAAGCTGCGGTTGATTTCCAAAATGTGATCTGTTCTGCTTTGGGCGACAAGAAGATAACTGATGCTTGCTGGTGGTCTCATGTTGATAGCCTTCTCCAGGACGTAGATGTTGTAAAAGATATAGTTCAGGGACTTTCTTATGCTGGGATACTGGATGGAGGATGTGACTTAGTTAGATCTGTTTCAAGCACCCCTGGTGCCGGAGACAATTCGGGTTCTGCACAGTTCATGGTACACCGAGTCCGCCGACATCCTGGGTTGGGGAATGCTTCTTCAGAATCAATGAACAACTCTGGGTTCCAACTGCTTATTGCTGGAGAACCTAGATCTGGTCAACGTCATCTTGCTTCTTGTATCTTGCATTGTTTTATTGGAAATGCGGAGATGCAGAAGATAGACACGGCGACAATTTCACAAGAAGGAAATGGGGATCTTGTGCTAGGCGTAACTCACTTATTAA TGAAATGTTCTAGCAGGAAATCATGTGTGGTATTCATGCCAAGGATTGACTTGTGGGCTGTAGAGACAGAAACTCAACTGGATGAGGAGGTCGAGTGTGATGATGATTCTGTAAAAGAAAATTCTTCTCCCGTTCGTCCAGAAACAGTGGAGAAAATGGAGCTGCAGTATTCTTCTCGAGTTTCACATGCTTGGAACACATTTTTTGAGCAAGTAGAATCATTGCGAGTTTCCACAAAGATGATAATTCTG GCTACTTCTAGCATGCCCTACAAACTCCTGCCTCCTAAGATACAACAGTTCTTTAAGACCGACCTATCAAAGGAATATCAGCCAAGTATGTCTGAGGCTGTACCACAATTCACTGTACAAGTTGCTGAAAATTCTGACCAGGACATGGCCATTGACCTGTCTGCTACTGAGTTGTCAAGGCGGGCAATCCAAGTGTTTCTTCACTTAGTGCATCAGGGAACCCATACACACTATGATTTACAGAAGGCATACAAAAGAGAGGATCCTGAGCAGGGTTGCAGAGATCCATCTTATGAGAATAATCCTGATCATGGTGCAGAGGAAGAAGTAGGTATCAAATCAAAACCTCCTGAGGATTGTTCTTTAAAAGTGCCACCGATACCTATCAGCATAAATGCGAAACCGAAATCAAGCTTGGAGTTAGCCGTCTCTACATTTGGTTATCAAATTCTACGGTATCCCCAATTTGCTGAGCTTTGTTGGGTGACATCAAAGCTTAAAGAAGGACCAAGCGCAGATGTTTCGGGTCCTTGGAGAGGATGGCCGTTTAATTCGTGTATCATTCGTCCTTGTAATCCATCAGAGCAGACTATTACTGCTTCCGGTTCCAACAATGTTAGAGGCAAAGATTTATCTGGCACTGCCAGGGGCCTCGTTGCTGTTGGATTATCCGCGTATAGAGGAACCTATACATCACTGAGGGAAGTCTCTTTTGAAGTAAGGAAAGTTCTCGAGCTCTTAGTTGGGCGGATCAATCTGAAAATCGATGCTGGAAAGGACAGATGTCAATATATCAGAATTTTGTCCCAAGTTGCTTATCTGGAAGATCTGGTTAACAGTTGGGTATATGCAATGCGAAG TTTTGAATCGAATGCTCAAACAGAGTCGATGAATCCATTGTCGTGTTCCGTAGCTGATGCGACAGTGAGGGATGAGCCAACTGAGCAAGGAACATCTGATCGATCAAAAGGAGACCTGAAAGAAGATACACAAAACATGAATTGTCCAGACCCTATAGCATCTACGGATCTTACCGACAATCATCAGCCAGTTGTGGAGATTACAGACGGCTTAGTTTTGATCAAAGAGAATGGTGATGATACTTCGAATTCTGCAATGTTGATTGAGGATTCAGGAGTAGTTTCCTTGCATCAGGCTGTTCTCCTTGATCTTAACTCTCCTGCAGCCGACCATGAACAGAATGAAACCCAAACAACAGCAACAGTCACTGGTTTGCAAGAAAAAGATAATTCCGAAAACAATCATGTTGGATCTAGGGATCCCAATTCTATCTCACAGGAAGATCTCAAGAAATCAGCTGACTCAAGTAATGGTGAAGCAGTTCATGGCTTAGAATCTGCTAACAGCATGCCTGAGCCAGTCAAACAAGTTGAAACACCTGCAACAACCACTCCTCTGGATGACCCtagtttagtttgtttttacCGTTGCTGCCCTCAGTGTGTCTCCATCCTCCAAGATTCAATGCGTAAATTAGTTACTCGCGAATTGAGACTTGGTAGCAGCCACATCGCAACAGAGGGTATACATGATGCGGTTTCTTCATTATCAGTGGAGCTGATCGCTGCTGTTAGAAAGTTCATATCTGCCAGAGCTACGCAGGAAGTCGAGGTTGAAGAACGTGATGAAAGCTCAGAAAAGGAAGCATGTCCTTGCAAAAGCTCACCTAGTAATTTTCTTGCCTCGGCTGAGTGTTGCAGCCATTCTGCTGAAGAGCAAGGGAGCTTAGATAAAGCAAACGCATCTCCAAGCGCTAAGAGTTGGCTTGAACCAGTATTCGTTTTCAGGGATGGAATATTGGTTCCTCTAAGTAGCAGCGAAGATAACTCCGCTTTGCATTGTAGATATGATAGTTTCTGCCTTGGTTCCCTCATAGAGTTGGTTGCAACTGAGTTGAAGCCTTTTTGA
- the LOC106439399 gene encoding putative pentatricopeptide repeat-containing protein At3g15130 — MLLNQRQSLVSILRVCTKNGLSDQGRQVHCFFLKSGSCLDLFTSNYLIDMYSKCRDPVIAHKVFDTMPERNVVSWTALMSGHVLNGDLSGSLSLFSEMVRHGVSPNEFTLSTNLKACGLLNALEKGLQIHGFCLKMGLEMMIEVGNSLVDMYSKCGGINEAERVFGSMVDTSLITWNAMIAGYVHSGYGGRALDTFRMMRERPDKFTLTSLLKACSNIGMIHGGKQIHGFLIRSGFPCSSSATITGSIVDLYVKCGDLFGARKAFDQIKEKTMISWSSLILGYAQEGDFVEAMSLFRQLRELTSRIDSFVLSGIIGVFADFALLRQGKQVQALAVKLPSGLETSVSNSVVDMYLKCGLVDEAERCFDEMQSRDVISWTVMITGYGKHGLGKKAVSVFKQMLRYNIEPDDVCYLAVLSACSHSGLIKEGEELFWKLLETPGIKPRVEHYACVVDLLGRAGRLKEAKHLIDTMPVKPNVGIWQTLLSGCRLHGDIELGKEVSEILLRIDGNNSANYVMVSNLYGQAGYWQEHGEAREVGKTRGLKKEAGMSWVEIEREVYFFRSGEDSHPLTLRIQEALREVERRMREELGYVYGLKQEMHDIDDESKEENLRAHSEKLAIGLALASGGLNQEGKTIRVFKNLRVCVDCHEFIKGLSKIMKIKFVVRDAVRFHSFEDGCCSCGDYW; from the coding sequence ATGCTTCTGAATCAGCGACAAAGCCTTGTCTCAATCTTGCGTGTCTGCACAAAGAATGGACTTTCTGATCAAGGCCGTCAAGTTCACTGCTTTTTTCTCAAGTCCGGATCGTGCTTAGATCTGTTCACAAGCAATTATCTAATAGATATGTATAGCAAATGCAGAGATCCCGTCATCGCCCACAAGGTGTTCGACACAATGCCTGAGAGAAACGTTGTTTCATGGACGGCTCTCATGAGCGGGCATGTACTTAACGGAGACCTTAGCGGATCATTATCTCTCTTCAGCGAGATGGTGCGTCACGGTGTTAGCCCAAACGAGTTCACTCTCTCGACGAATCTCAAAGCTTGTGGCTTGCTTAACGCACTTGAAAAGGGATTGCAGATACATGGGTTTTGTCTGAAGATGGGGTTGGAGATGATGATTGAGGTGGGAAACTCTTTGGTTGACATGTACTCAAAATGTGGAGGGATCAATGAAGCTGAGAGAGTGTTTGGTTCGATGGTTGATACTAGTTTGATAACGTGGAATGCTATGATAGCTGGGTATGTACATTCAGGGTATGGTGGTAGAGCTTTGGATACGTTTAGGATGATGCGAGAAAGACCGGATAAGTTCACGTTGACTAGCTTGTTGAAGGCTTGTAGTAACATTGGTATGATTCACGGAGGTAAACAGATTCATGGGTTTTTAATTAGGAGTGGGTTCCCTTGTTCAAGCTCAGCAACGATAACAGGTTCTATTGTTGATTTGTATGTCAAGTGTGGTGATCTCTTTGGTGCTAGGAAAGCTTTTGATCAGATCAAGGAGAAGACAATGATCTCATGGAGCTCACTGATTCTTGGATATGCTCAAGAGGGAGACTTCGTGGAGGCGATGAGTTTGTTTAGGCAACTAAGGGAGCTAACCTCTCGGATAGACAGTTTTGTTCTCTCTGGGATCATTGGCGTGTTCGCTGACTTTGCCCTCTTGCGGCAAGGGAAGCAAGTGCAAGCACTCGCTGTTAAACTCCCGTCTGGTTTAGAAACATCTGTTTCAAACTCGGTGGTGGACATGTATCTCAAGTGTGGACTTGTTGATGAGGCTGAAAGATGCTTCGACGAAATGCAGTCGAGAGATGTGATCTCCTGGACCGTTATGATCACTGGCTACGGGAAGCATGGGCTTGGGAAGAAAGCAGTTAGTGTTTTTAAACAAATGTTGAGATACAACATTGAGCCTGACGATGTATGCTACTTAGCTGTACTCTCAGCTTGTAGCCACTCTGGTTTGATCAAAGAaggagaagaacttttttggaAGTTACTAGAGACGCCGGGGATCAAGCCTAGAGTAGAGCACTACGCGTGCGTTGTTGATCTATTGGGAAGAGCTGGTCGTCTGAAGGAAGCTAAACATCTCATTGACACGATGCCTGTGAAACCGAACGTTGGAATATGGCAAACACTTCTCAGCGGATGTAGACTACACGGAGACATCGAACTAGGGAAAGAAGTGAGTGAGATTCTTTTGAGGATCGATGGAAACAATTCTGCGAATTACGTGATGGTGTCTAATCTTTATGGACAAGCTGGCTATTGGCAGGAGCATGGTGAGGCGAGAGAGGTTGGGAAGACGAGAGGGTTGAAGAAAGAGGCTGGTATGAGCTGGGTAGAGATTGAGAGAGAGGTGTATTTCTTCCGTAGCGGAGAGGATTCGCATCCTTTGACGCTAAGGATTCAGGAGGCTTTAAGAGAAGTTGAGAGAAGAATGAGGGAAGAGTTGGGATATgtttatggtttgaaacaagAGATGCATGATATAGACGATGAGTCGAAGGAAGAGAACCTAAGAGCTCATAGCGAGAAGCTAGCGATTGGTCTGGCGTTGGCGTCAGGGGGGTTGAACCAGGAAGGAAAGACTATAAGAGTGTTTAAAAACTTGAGGGTATGCGTAGATTGTCATGAGTTTATCAAGGGGTTGTCTAAGATAATGAAGATAAAGTTTGTTGTGAGAGATGCTGTTCGGTTTCATAGTtttgaagatggttgttgttcaTGTGGAGATTACTGGTGA
- the LOC106439400 gene encoding AP-5 complex subunit zeta-1, which produces MNDQDGDWNYHLRILSNSARDSTDPASDPSVLQSVKKLHGFCKLENSDDLVARIYPQINKVFQRSVASLSQSESGTSKGLLLLAILQFFLDFGDMVLHDADPSLRTFFRSCLSREFSDAAVAEATCEFLIENKRKLLASFPNLLPQFFPLLLKLIAWNWEKLEKSFLKIFPGLISPGSFLPLFPSILDLPMLVVALEKVERSSGSGSRVGGSIASIQKSAAPEMLLALMDEAYTGSTIGDGGDDSESEDNNTIDVADPLFLELLKDENDGLAERHRPSPALNTALQAAASGPRSERMNQTLKIAPGLLDVYFSVTLRDANDSLICALIPLLMARNSTMFPDKNFSHEIRRRLLEFVLAAFQKSPNFIALLKKPIIDRLGEAYDDPAKRELALQLCWAIGEYGGGGESHKEAARELFESLELLLYENLSSSRLGLRQESGNGSRRTTQSRLLCFVVTAIAKLATYHRELLPRARVALGKVVRSRISDARVWRRAHDYLGLMNEPGICWSVLGPSRVSEKRFPGTVNWSEGGDKMVAHIPFHILSEQGGPPFHDYALSDVIIKN; this is translated from the exons ATGAATGATCAAGACGGAGACTGGAATTATCATCTCAGGATCCTAAGCAATAGCGCGCGTGATTCCACGGATCCTGCTTCCGATCCATCCGTGCTACAATCA GTGAAGAAGCTACATGGGTTCTGTAAATTGGAGAATTCAGACGATCTGGTGGCTAGAATTTACCCTCAGATCAATAAGGTCTTCCAACGCTCTGTTGCTTCGCTGTCTCAGTCCGAGTCAGGGACCTCCAAAGGCCTTCTCTTGCTA gcCATTCTTCagttttttcttgattttggaGATATGGTTCTGCACGATGCTGACCCGAGTCTGAGGACTTTCTTCCGTTCGTGTCTTAGCCG TGAGTTCTCGGATGCTGCTGTTGCAGAGGCAACTTGTGAGTTTCTTATCGAGAACAAGAGAAAGCTCTTGGCGTCTTTCCCTAACTTACTCCCTCAG TTTTTCCCGTTGTTGCTTAAGCTCATTGCCTGGAACTGGGAGAA GTTGGAGAAGTCCTTCCTGAAGATATTCCCAGGACTGATATCACCTGGATCATTTCTTCCTCTGTTTCCATCCATTCTAGACTTGCCAA TGCTGGTTGTGGCACTAGAAAAAGTGGAAAGGAGCTCCGGGTCAGGGTCAAGGGTCGGAGGTAGCATTGCTTCAATCCAGAAGAGTGCAGCTCCTGAG ATGCTTCTTGCCCTTATGGATGAAGCCTATACCGGTTCAACCATCGGAGATGGAGGGGATGACTCAGAGTCTgaagataacaatacaatagaTGTAGCTGATCCTCTGTTTCTTGAGCTTCTCAAGGACGAAAATGATGGTCTAGCT GAAAGACACCGACCTTCTCCCGCATTAAACACTGCGCTTCAGGCTGCTGCAAGTGGTCCTCGGTCAGAGAGGATGAACCAGACACTTAAGATTGCTCCTGGGCTTCTTGATGTCTACTTTAGTGTTACTCTGCGAGATGCTAATGACT CTCTGATCTGTGCACTAATCCCTCTACTCATGGCAAGGAACTCCACAATGTTTCCGGATAAGAACTTTTCTCATGAG ATCCGTCGGAGGCTACTTGAATTCGTCCTGGCTGCATTTCAGAAGTCTCCAAACTTCATTGCCCTGTTGAAA AAGCCTATAATTGACAGGCTTGGAGAAGCTTATGATGACCCTGCTAAG AGAGAGTTAGCTTTACAGCTATGTTGGGCAATTGGAGAgtacggtggtggaggagaatCACACAAGGAAGCTGCTCGTGAACTCTTTGAAAGCTTAGAGTTGCTTCTCTACGAGAATCTCTCATCAAG ccGTCTAGGTCTGAGGCAAGAATCTGGGAACGGTTCCAGAAGAACAACACAGTCGAGGCTGTTGTGTTTTGTAGTGACAGCTATCGCAAAGCTCGCAACTTATCACCGTGAGCTGTTGCCAAGAGCTCGTGTCGCCTTGGGAAAG GTGGTTAGGTCTAGGATATCAGATGCAAGGGTTTGGAGACGAGCACATGATTACTTAGGACTGATGAACGAACCAGGAATCTGTTGGTCTGTGTTAGGACCTTCACGTGTGTCAGAGAAACGGTTTCCTGGCACGGTTAATTGGAGTGAGGGTGGGGACAAAATGGTTGCACACATTCCGTTTCACATTCTAAGTGAACAAGGAG GTCCACCGTTCCATGACTATGCTCTCTCTGATGTCATCATCAAAAACTga